Proteins from a genomic interval of Caldicellulosiruptor diazotrophicus:
- a CDS encoding C40 family peptidase, translating to MNLRSLMAILLVIFLMFFSAKAFAQSAQAKSTINIRSAPSTSSKILGVFPKGFKAQVLSNTGGWVKISYDGIVGYVKSDYIAITNEKMSAVLNNSRASVAKTADIIAQATVLKDNARLRSDMSTSSKVLKTLKNGSKVYVLSKEQNGWVKVKTLDGAVGYMAYYLLKMPSQLVSKTVSRGGFERSQAETFINLSLAQRILEFAQRFRGIRYSYGGTSPSTGFDCSGFVQFVFRNFGINLERTAADMARANGVRISYSEIQPGDLLFFDTDGGKNYINHVGIYLGGGKFIHASSARGRVTETDLNSYYGRFFMMAKRVIR from the coding sequence ATGAATCTCAGAAGTTTAATGGCTATACTTCTTGTAATTTTTTTGATGTTTTTTTCTGCAAAGGCCTTTGCCCAGTCAGCCCAGGCAAAATCCACAATAAATATAAGAAGTGCACCTTCAACAAGTAGTAAGATTTTAGGAGTTTTCCCCAAAGGGTTTAAAGCACAAGTTTTGTCAAATACAGGTGGATGGGTAAAGATTTCGTATGATGGAATTGTTGGGTATGTAAAGTCTGATTACATAGCTATTACGAATGAAAAAATGAGCGCAGTTTTAAATAATTCAAGAGCAAGTGTAGCAAAAACGGCTGATATAATTGCGCAAGCCACAGTTTTAAAAGACAATGCACGCCTGAGAAGTGATATGTCAACTTCATCAAAGGTGCTGAAGACATTAAAAAATGGTAGCAAGGTGTATGTCCTGTCAAAAGAACAAAATGGCTGGGTGAAGGTAAAGACGCTTGATGGCGCAGTAGGATATATGGCTTATTACCTTTTGAAGATGCCATCGCAGCTTGTATCAAAAACAGTGTCACGTGGTGGGTTTGAAAGAAGTCAAGCAGAAACTTTTATAAATCTTAGCTTGGCACAGAGAATTTTGGAGTTTGCTCAAAGATTTCGTGGCATAAGATACTCATACGGTGGAACATCGCCATCAACTGGTTTTGACTGTTCAGGATTTGTTCAGTTTGTGTTTAGAAACTTTGGAATAAATTTAGAAAGAACAGCAGCTGACATGGCAAGGGCAAATGGTGTGAGAATTTCGTATAGTGAAATTCAACCGGGAGATTTGCTTTTCTTTGATACAGATGGTGGGAAAAATTATATAAATCATGTTGGCATATATTTAGGTGGTGGCAAGTTCATTCATGCGTCAAGTGCAAGGGGACGTGTAACAGAAACTGACCTAAATTCATATTATGGAAGATTTTTTATGATGGCAAAAAGGGTCATAAGATGA